A portion of the Canis lupus baileyi chromosome 38, mCanLup2.hap1, whole genome shotgun sequence genome contains these proteins:
- the DUSP23 gene encoding dual specificity protein phosphatase 23 isoform X1 gives MGAQPPNFSWVLPGRLAGLALPRLPAHYRFLREQGVRHLVSLTERGPPHSDSCPGLTLHRLRIPDFCPPAPEQIDRFVRIVDEASARGEAVGVHCALGFGRTGTMLACYLVKERGLAAGDAIAEIRRLRPGSIETYEQEKAVFQFYQRTNSSGTTLWALRGRVGRAGRAAIGCDSSLLHGRPRTTR, from the exons ATGGGCGCGCAGCCCCCCAACTTCTCGTGGGTGCTCCCGGGCCGGCTGGCGGGGCTGGCGCTGCCGCGGCTCCCCGCGCACTACCGCTTCCTGCGGGAGCAGGGCGTGCGGCACCTGGTGTCCCTGACGGAGCGCGGGCCCCCGCACAGCGACAGCTGCCCCGGCCTCACGCTGCACCGGCTGCGCATCCCCGACTTCTGCCCGCCCGCGCCCGAGCAGATCGACCGCTTCGTGCGCATCGTGGACGAGGCCAGCGCGCGCGGGGAG GCGGTGGGAGTGCACTGTGCCCTGGGCTTTGGCCGCACGGGCACCATGCTGGCCTGCTACCTGGTGAAGGAGCGGGGCCTGGCTGCCGGGGACGCCATCGCCGAGATCCGACGCCTTCGACCTGGCTCCATCGAGACCTACGAGCAGGAGAAAGCCGTCTTCCAGTTCTACCAGCGGACCAA CAGCTCCGGCACCACACTCTGGGCTTTGAGAGGACGAGTGGGGCGGGCCGGTCGCGCGGCCATTGGCTGTGACTCCAGTCTGCTCCATGGCAGGCCCCGCACGACGAGATAG
- the DUSP23 gene encoding dual specificity protein phosphatase 23 isoform X3, whose protein sequence is MGAQPPNFSWVLPGRLAGLALPRLPAHYRFLREQGVRHLVSLTERGPPHSDSCPGLTLHRLRIPDFCPPAPEQIDRFVRIVDEASARGEAVGVHCALGFGRTGTMLACYLVKERGLAAGDAIAEIRRLRPGSIETYEQEKAVFQFYQRTKPRTTR, encoded by the exons ATGGGCGCGCAGCCCCCCAACTTCTCGTGGGTGCTCCCGGGCCGGCTGGCGGGGCTGGCGCTGCCGCGGCTCCCCGCGCACTACCGCTTCCTGCGGGAGCAGGGCGTGCGGCACCTGGTGTCCCTGACGGAGCGCGGGCCCCCGCACAGCGACAGCTGCCCCGGCCTCACGCTGCACCGGCTGCGCATCCCCGACTTCTGCCCGCCCGCGCCCGAGCAGATCGACCGCTTCGTGCGCATCGTGGACGAGGCCAGCGCGCGCGGGGAG GCGGTGGGAGTGCACTGTGCCCTGGGCTTTGGCCGCACGGGCACCATGCTGGCCTGCTACCTGGTGAAGGAGCGGGGCCTGGCTGCCGGGGACGCCATCGCCGAGATCCGACGCCTTCGACCTGGCTCCATCGAGACCTACGAGCAGGAGAAAGCCGTCTTCCAGTTCTACCAGCGGACCAA GCCCCGCACGACGAGATAG
- the DUSP23 gene encoding dual specificity protein phosphatase 23 isoform X4, translated as MGAQPPNFSWVLPGRLAGLALPRLPAHYRFLREQGVRHLVSLTERGPPHSDSCPGLTLHRLRIPDFCPPAPEQIDRFVRIVDEASARGEAVGVHCALGFGRTGTMLACYLVKERGLAAGDAIAEIRRLRPGSIETYEQEKAVFQFYQRTK; from the exons ATGGGCGCGCAGCCCCCCAACTTCTCGTGGGTGCTCCCGGGCCGGCTGGCGGGGCTGGCGCTGCCGCGGCTCCCCGCGCACTACCGCTTCCTGCGGGAGCAGGGCGTGCGGCACCTGGTGTCCCTGACGGAGCGCGGGCCCCCGCACAGCGACAGCTGCCCCGGCCTCACGCTGCACCGGCTGCGCATCCCCGACTTCTGCCCGCCCGCGCCCGAGCAGATCGACCGCTTCGTGCGCATCGTGGACGAGGCCAGCGCGCGCGGGGAG GCGGTGGGAGTGCACTGTGCCCTGGGCTTTGGCCGCACGGGCACCATGCTGGCCTGCTACCTGGTGAAGGAGCGGGGCCTGGCTGCCGGGGACGCCATCGCCGAGATCCGACGCCTTCGACCTGGCTCCATCGAGACCTACGAGCAGGAGAAAGCCGTCTTCCAGTTCTACCAGCGGACCAA
- the DUSP23 gene encoding dual specificity protein phosphatase 23 isoform X2, with protein MGAQPPNFSWVLPGRLAGLALPRLPAHYRFLREQGVRHLVSLTERGPPHSDSCPGLTLHRLRIPDFCPPAPEQIDRFVRIVDEASARGEAVGVHCALGFGRTGTMLACYLVKERGLAAGDAIAEIRRLRPGSIETYEQEKAVFQFYQRTNSGTTLWALRGRVGRAGRAAIGCDSSLLHGRPRTTR; from the exons ATGGGCGCGCAGCCCCCCAACTTCTCGTGGGTGCTCCCGGGCCGGCTGGCGGGGCTGGCGCTGCCGCGGCTCCCCGCGCACTACCGCTTCCTGCGGGAGCAGGGCGTGCGGCACCTGGTGTCCCTGACGGAGCGCGGGCCCCCGCACAGCGACAGCTGCCCCGGCCTCACGCTGCACCGGCTGCGCATCCCCGACTTCTGCCCGCCCGCGCCCGAGCAGATCGACCGCTTCGTGCGCATCGTGGACGAGGCCAGCGCGCGCGGGGAG GCGGTGGGAGTGCACTGTGCCCTGGGCTTTGGCCGCACGGGCACCATGCTGGCCTGCTACCTGGTGAAGGAGCGGGGCCTGGCTGCCGGGGACGCCATCGCCGAGATCCGACGCCTTCGACCTGGCTCCATCGAGACCTACGAGCAGGAGAAAGCCGTCTTCCAGTTCTACCAGCGGACCAA CTCCGGCACCACACTCTGGGCTTTGAGAGGACGAGTGGGGCGGGCCGGTCGCGCGGCCATTGGCTGTGACTCCAGTCTGCTCCATGGCAGGCCCCGCACGACGAGATAG
- the DUSP23 gene encoding dual specificity protein phosphatase 23 isoform X5 gives MGAQPPNFSWVLPGRLAGLALPRLPAHYRFLREQGVRHLVSLTERGPPHSDSCPGLTLHRLRIPDFCPPAPEQIDRFVRIVDEASARGEAVGVHCALGFGRTGTMLACYLVKERGLAAGDAIAEIRRLRPGSIETYEQEKAVFQFYQRTK, from the exons ATGGGCGCGCAGCCCCCCAACTTCTCGTGGGTGCTCCCGGGCCGGCTGGCGGGGCTGGCGCTGCCGCGGCTCCCCGCGCACTACCGCTTCCTGCGGGAGCAGGGCGTGCGGCACCTGGTGTCCCTGACGGAGCGCGGGCCCCCGCACAGCGACAGCTGCCCCGGCCTCACGCTGCACCGGCTGCGCATCCCCGACTTCTGCCCGCCCGCGCCCGAGCAGATCGACCGCTTCGTGCGCATCGTGGACGAGGCCAGCGCGCGCGGGGAG GCGGTGGGAGTGCACTGTGCCCTGGGCTTTGGCCGCACGGGCACCATGCTGGCCTGCTACCTGGTGAAGGAGCGGGGCCTGGCTGCCGGGGACGCCATCGCCGAGATCCGACGCCTTCGACCTGGCTCCATCGAGACCTACGAGCAGGAGAAAGCCGTCTTCCAGTTCTACCAGCGGACCAAGTAA